A genomic segment from candidate division WOR-3 bacterium encodes:
- the lysS gene encoding lysine--tRNA ligase, translating to MTEESARYEKLAKIRGMNLNPFPYAYTRTHTTQQIKENFEQLAGRDEVKVAGRIMTRRDHGKTSFCHIRDGSGDIQIYFRQDVLKERYEILSLLDLGDFIGVSGEVFKTKTGEITVLVKDLSLLAKSLRPLPEKWHGLKDIEKRYRLRYLDLITNPEAKEIIIKRMEIINLIRNFLLEKGFVEVETPILQPIYGGAFAQPFKTYYSALEQEMFLRISDELYLKRLIIGGLEKVFEIGKDFRNEGIDRFHSPEFTQVEIYEAYKDYKDFMVMTEELFRYLAKELTGGYKIYYPSEKKIESILQSQGVKGEEREDYFNFAWEVAKLLTKKKEEGISSLVAKKGEKLSPNLLEEILSAVKEMAIDFLPPFQRIPFIPALAKKLGKDPLSLSLGELIKCAKDLGLEVGERPTKAKLLDKLFSSLVQPELIQPTFVYDHPRITTPLAKVHRENPDLVERFEPIVCGMELGNAFSEENDPIRERERFLELIAQKEEYCVLDEDFLSALEYGMPPTAGLGLGIDRIVMLFTTSATIRDVIPFPQLREKERC from the coding sequence ATGACAGAAGAGAGTGCCCGCTACGAGAAATTGGCGAAGATTCGGGGTATGAATCTTAACCCCTTTCCCTATGCCTACACCCGCACCCATACCACTCAGCAGATTAAAGAAAATTTTGAGCAATTGGCAGGAAGGGACGAGGTTAAAGTTGCGGGACGGATAATGACCCGCCGCGACCACGGCAAGACCTCTTTCTGTCACATCCGCGATGGCAGCGGAGATATCCAAATTTATTTCCGCCAGGATGTGCTGAAAGAGAGATACGAAATCCTTTCCCTCTTAGACCTGGGAGACTTTATCGGTGTCAGCGGTGAGGTCTTCAAGACCAAGACCGGGGAGATTACCGTTCTGGTAAAAGACCTTTCCCTATTAGCCAAATCCCTCCGTCCTTTACCGGAAAAGTGGCACGGCTTAAAAGATATTGAGAAACGCTACCGGCTCCGCTATTTAGACCTCATCACCAATCCGGAAGCGAAAGAAATTATCATCAAGAGGATGGAGATCATAAATCTCATCCGGAACTTCCTCTTAGAGAAAGGTTTTGTGGAAGTGGAGACTCCCATCCTCCAACCAATCTATGGTGGTGCCTTCGCCCAACCCTTTAAGACCTATTACTCCGCCTTAGAACAGGAGATGTTTTTACGAATTTCCGATGAACTCTACCTCAAAAGGCTAATTATTGGTGGTTTAGAAAAGGTATTTGAGATTGGCAAGGACTTCCGCAACGAAGGAATTGACCGCTTCCATAGTCCCGAATTCACGCAAGTGGAAATCTATGAGGCTTATAAGGATTATAAGGACTTTATGGTGATGACTGAAGAACTCTTTCGCTACTTAGCAAAAGAACTGACCGGAGGTTATAAAATTTATTACCCATCGGAAAAGAAGATTGAGTCAATTCTCCAATCCCAAGGGGTGAAGGGAGAGGAGAGGGAAGATTATTTCAACTTCGCCTGGGAGGTAGCTAAACTCCTAACCAAGAAGAAAGAAGAAGGGATCTCTTCCTTGGTGGCAAAGAAAGGGGAGAAACTTTCCCCAAATCTCTTAGAGGAGATTCTCTCCGCGGTAAAAGAGATGGCGATTGATTTCCTCCCTCCTTTTCAGAGAATCCCTTTTATCCCCGCCCTGGCAAAAAAATTAGGCAAAGACCCTCTTTCCCTCTCCCTGGGCGAATTGATAAAATGCGCTAAGGATTTAGGCTTGGAAGTTGGCGAGAGACCAACCAAAGCCAAACTCTTAGATAAACTCTTCTCCTCTCTCGTCCAACCGGAACTGATCCAACCAACCTTTGTTTATGACCATCCAAGAATTACCACCCCTCTGGCAAAGGTCCATCGGGAAAATCCGGATTTGGTGGAGCGCTTTGAACCAATCGTCTGCGGTATGGAACTGGGCAATGCCTTCTCCGAAGAGAATGACCCAATCCGGGAAAGGGAACGTTTCTTAGAACTTATCGCCCAAAAAGAAGAGTATTGCGTCTTAGATGAGGATTTCCTCTCCGCCTTAGAATACGGAATGCCGCCCACCGCGGGTTTGGGTTTAGGGATTGACCGGATCGTAATGCTTTTTACCACCTCCGCCACCATTCGGGATGTAATCCCCTTCCCCCAATTGCGGGAGAAAGAGAGATGTTAG
- a CDS encoding flavodoxin — MRILVVFYSRTGNTRKVAEAIANQLGCEMEEIFDTKKREGFLGYLVSGWDAAREKLTVLKEIKKDPKEYDLVIIGTPVWFFNIATPIRTYIVQNKDRLKDVAFFVTYGGSGGKGVLEKMAQLSGKRPVALLSLREKEVLTGEFLPKIENFVAGLKG, encoded by the coding sequence ATGCGGATATTGGTTGTCTTCTATTCCCGAACCGGAAACACAAGGAAGGTGGCAGAAGCGATCGCTAACCAATTGGGATGTGAGATGGAAGAGATTTTTGATACGAAAAAGCGGGAAGGTTTTTTGGGCTATCTGGTTTCCGGTTGGGATGCGGCTCGGGAAAAATTGACTGTCCTGAAAGAGATAAAGAAAGACCCAAAAGAATACGATTTGGTGATAATCGGCACACCGGTCTGGTTTTTCAATATCGCCACCCCAATCCGGACCTATATCGTGCAGAATAAAGACCGACTGAAAGATGTCGCCTTTTTTGTCACTTATGGCGGTTCCGGAGGCAAAGGGGTTTTGGAGAAGATGGCGCAACTTTCTGGGAAAAGACCGGTTGCCCTCCTCTCCCTAAGGGAGAAAGAGGTTCTCACCGGAGAGTTCCTTCCCAAAATAGAAAACTTCGTAGCGGGGCTGAAAGGATAA
- a CDS encoding T9SS type A sorting domain-containing protein, whose protein sequence is MNRLAIISFCIFSLIYAQYECDWNLVSSGGTRISIGNLSAQVSISQTAVGIIQSTNQVAQIGFWVIDTALVGMKEISTQKLPLKTELFPIRPNPFSKNTLISYSLSREGDVLISIYNTCGELVRNLSFSKMKPGIYSFTFSGEKLRRGVYFLHFSSGGYKAVKKLVLF, encoded by the coding sequence GTGAATAGGTTAGCAATTATCTCATTCTGCATCTTTTCCTTAATTTATGCCCAATACGAATGCGATTGGAACTTGGTAAGTTCTGGTGGCACAAGGATCAGTATCGGTAACCTCTCTGCCCAGGTCTCAATCTCCCAGACCGCAGTCGGCATTATCCAAAGCACCAATCAAGTTGCTCAGATTGGTTTCTGGGTGATTGATACCGCCCTCGTTGGCATGAAAGAAATCTCTACCCAAAAACTTCCCTTAAAGACCGAACTTTTCCCGATAAGACCAAACCCTTTCTCTAAGAATACCCTAATCTCTTATTCCTTATCAAGGGAAGGTGATGTTTTAATCTCAATCTACAATACCTGTGGAGAACTGGTAAGAAATCTCTCCTTTTCCAAAATGAAACCAGGAATATATTCCTTTACCTTCTCCGGAGAGAAACTGAGAAGGGGAGTCTACTTCTTACACTTCTCTTCTGGCGGATACAAGGCAGTGAAGAAACTCGTCCTCTTCTAA
- a CDS encoding UvrB/UvrC motif-containing protein yields the protein MKKCDLCQKRPAVHKVSRIDEHGQMVELNLCEKCAQAKGIISPKELKTLLQILAELKKKIIEEDTRLVCPKCQMTFANFKSLGKLGCEECYTAFKEKLLPIIQELHHSTRHIGKKPKERKEIKNRFLIEKLRQELKEAIAQEDYERAANIRDALKRYETKDE from the coding sequence ATGAAAAAGTGTGATCTCTGTCAGAAAAGGCCTGCGGTTCATAAGGTAAGCCGTATTGATGAGCATGGCCAAATGGTGGAACTGAACCTCTGCGAGAAGTGTGCCCAGGCAAAAGGGATTATCAGTCCGAAGGAATTGAAAACCCTCCTCCAGATTCTGGCGGAATTGAAGAAGAAGATCATAGAGGAGGATACCCGACTCGTCTGCCCGAAATGCCAAATGACCTTTGCCAATTTTAAGTCCTTAGGAAAGTTGGGTTGCGAAGAATGCTATACCGCCTTCAAGGAGAAACTCCTCCCCATCATCCAAGAACTCCACCACAGCACCCGCCATATCGGAAAAAAGCCGAAGGAGAGAAAGGAAATTAAAAACCGCTTCCTCATTGAAAAACTCCGCCAGGAACTGAAAGAGGCGATTGCCCAAGAAGATTACGAAAGAGCCGCTAACATTCGTGATGCCTTAAAGCGCTACGAAACGAAAGATGAGTAA
- a CDS encoding ABC transporter permease, translated as MLELFLARRYLKAKKGVSLIAILGIAVGVAAITVVLSVINGFHQELKKRILGATPHIVITRYRYEPMTNFSEIEEKIKTLPEVLHTAPFLYAKTLIKSNAASDGVVLRGILPEAERKITEIDKSIVSGHFDFSENGVVLGIELANNLGVKVGDKLTLVSPTHRIKTPLGELPVAREYKVNGIFDCGMYDYNASFVYLSLDDMQEFLNLKDQVSGIEVKVGDIYKARSIGEKIKANLGSGFQSLDWITLNKNLFTALRLEKIVTFIVLTLIVLVAGFNIIAILTLMVIRKTKEIGILKAMGVKTSRITKTFILFGSLLGTIGSTLGVILGFIVSFLLSRYQFIRLPGDVYFIKRLPTLLQTSDFLITFCLSLAIAILATIYPARKAAKLIPTEALRYE; from the coding sequence ATGTTAGAACTATTTCTCGCCCGACGCTACCTCAAAGCAAAAAAGGGGGTATCTCTAATCGCCATCCTGGGGATTGCGGTCGGGGTCGCAGCAATTACCGTCGTCCTCTCGGTAATCAACGGTTTCCATCAGGAGTTAAAGAAAAGAATCCTTGGTGCCACCCCCCACATCGTCATCACCCGCTACCGCTACGAACCAATGACAAACTTCTCGGAAATTGAAGAAAAGATTAAAACCCTCCCCGAGGTTTTACATACCGCCCCTTTTCTTTATGCCAAGACATTAATCAAATCAAATGCCGCCTCGGATGGGGTAGTCCTAAGAGGGATTTTGCCCGAGGCGGAAAGAAAAATTACCGAAATTGATAAGTCAATCGTCAGTGGCCATTTTGACTTTTCAGAAAATGGCGTGGTCCTGGGGATTGAGTTAGCCAATAACCTCGGGGTGAAGGTTGGTGATAAATTGACTTTGGTCTCCCCTACCCACCGCATCAAAACCCCATTGGGAGAATTACCGGTCGCCCGCGAGTATAAGGTGAATGGCATCTTTGACTGCGGGATGTATGACTACAATGCCTCCTTCGTTTACCTCTCCCTTGATGATATGCAGGAGTTCTTAAACCTCAAAGACCAGGTCTCTGGGATTGAAGTGAAGGTTGGGGATATCTATAAGGCAAGGTCAATCGGAGAAAAGATTAAAGCCAATTTAGGTTCTGGTTTCCAATCTCTTGACTGGATAACCCTCAATAAAAACCTCTTTACCGCCCTCCGCTTGGAAAAGATTGTCACCTTTATCGTTCTCACCTTAATCGTCCTCGTCGCCGGTTTTAATATCATCGCCATCTTAACCCTGATGGTCATCCGGAAGACAAAGGAGATCGGTATCTTAAAGGCGATGGGGGTTAAAACCTCCCGCATCACAAAGACCTTTATTCTTTTTGGTTCCCTCTTAGGTACGATTGGCTCAACCTTGGGAGTGATTTTGGGATTTATCGTCTCCTTCCTTCTCTCCCGCTACCAATTCATTCGCCTGCCGGGTGATGTCTATTTCATAAAGCGCCTCCCCACCCTCCTCCAAACCTCCGACTTCCTTATCACCTTCTGCCTCTCCTTAGCAATTGCCATCCTAGCGACAATCTACCCCGCAAGGAAGGCAGCAAAACTCATCCCCACCGAGGCATTGAGGTATGAATAG
- a CDS encoding ABC transporter ATP-binding protein, with amino-acid sequence MNRTLIEGIGIKKSFPLRSGALEVIKGINLSIPEGAIVGIFGPSGSGKSTLLYILSGLDRPTAGEVLFAGQKISTLSEEELFLFRNQKIGFLFQFHYLLPEFTALENVMLPLLIKNGKIPEIKEKAARILSEVGIAERMHHKPEELSGGEKQKVALARALITEPLCLFLDEPTGNLDQESSENLLSLLKQLNQKKKTTMLLVSHNERVKEIVDTVYYLRDGRLFNEKV; translated from the coding sequence ATGAATAGAACGCTGATTGAAGGGATAGGTATTAAGAAATCCTTTCCTCTAAGATCGGGGGCTTTGGAGGTGATTAAAGGGATCAACCTCTCCATTCCGGAGGGGGCGATAGTGGGGATCTTCGGACCTTCGGGTTCGGGAAAATCAACCCTCCTTTATATCCTTTCCGGTCTTGACCGACCGACCGCCGGTGAGGTCCTCTTTGCCGGGCAAAAAATCTCCACCCTTTCCGAAGAGGAACTTTTCCTCTTCCGCAACCAGAAAATCGGCTTCCTCTTCCAATTCCATTACCTTTTACCGGAATTCACCGCCTTAGAGAATGTGATGCTCCCCCTCCTCATCAAAAACGGTAAAATCCCCGAAATAAAAGAGAAGGCGGCGCGTATCCTTTCCGAAGTGGGAATTGCCGAAAGGATGCACCATAAACCAGAAGAACTCTCCGGGGGCGAAAAGCAGAAGGTGGCACTCGCTCGGGCTTTAATCACCGAACCCCTCTGCCTCTTTTTAGATGAGCCTACCGGCAATCTTGACCAGGAAAGTAGTGAAAACCTCCTATCCCTTCTTAAGCAATTGAACCAAAAGAAGAAGACCACGATGCTTCTGGTGAGCCATAACGAGCGGGTGAAAGAGATTGTGGATACCGTTTATTATTTAAGAGACGGGAGGCTTTTTAATGAAAAAGTGTGA